In the Adlercreutzia equolifaciens DSM 19450 genome, one interval contains:
- a CDS encoding ATP-binding protein, which translates to MFERKAYEKMLRWHRSADRTALLVRGARQIGKSTLVRHLGETCYDVFVEVNLYSDPAAKEALANARNTEELLSRISLMAASPLEPGRTLIFIDEIQELPDIITMAKFLVEDGRFHYAFSGSMLGTELRKVRSYPVGFVTELVMHPMDFEEFCWAVGVSREGLETVRTSCRALQPVPDYLHDALLSYFRTYVVVGGMPGAIQEFADKRGDLAAVRVLQDELVESYRHDIKKYAGARALNVESIFDELPLQLDSGTRRFVLNSIDDEARYESYRKDFVWLTSAGVALKCDQVTDPKAPLKATERPGLFKLYESDTGMLVSRYPQSLARAVYFDERQVNQGAVFENVVAQQLVAAGYPLYYSMSRKRGEVDFLTEGRAGEVVPLEVKSGASVRAHAALDKLLASEEFGIPRGIVLSRLNIEVDEKVVYLPWYAQFCLEEVLLPEAELPKVTLPKI; encoded by the coding sequence ATGTTCGAGCGCAAGGCTTACGAAAAAATGCTCCGGTGGCACAGGTCGGCCGACCGCACGGCTCTTCTGGTGCGCGGCGCGCGCCAAATCGGTAAAAGTACGCTGGTGCGCCATCTCGGCGAAACCTGCTACGACGTGTTTGTGGAAGTGAACCTCTACAGCGATCCTGCCGCGAAGGAGGCGCTTGCCAATGCCCGGAACACCGAGGAGCTTTTAAGTCGGATTTCGCTGATGGCCGCATCGCCCCTCGAACCGGGGAGGACGCTCATTTTCATTGACGAGATACAGGAGCTTCCCGATATCATCACCATGGCAAAGTTTCTTGTGGAAGACGGGCGGTTCCACTACGCCTTCTCTGGCTCGATGCTGGGAACCGAGTTGCGGAAAGTGCGCTCGTATCCCGTGGGCTTCGTGACGGAGCTGGTCATGCATCCGATGGATTTCGAGGAGTTCTGCTGGGCTGTCGGGGTGAGCCGCGAGGGTTTAGAAACAGTGCGCACCTCTTGCCGCGCGCTGCAGCCTGTGCCCGATTATCTTCACGATGCGCTTCTGTCCTACTTCCGCACCTATGTGGTGGTGGGCGGTATGCCCGGCGCCATTCAGGAGTTTGCCGACAAGCGCGGCGACTTGGCGGCGGTTCGAGTCCTTCAAGACGAGCTGGTGGAAAGCTACCGTCACGACATCAAGAAGTACGCGGGTGCGCGGGCGCTGAATGTAGAGTCCATCTTCGATGAGCTGCCCCTGCAGCTTGATAGCGGTACGAGGCGTTTTGTGCTTAACTCCATCGATGACGAGGCTCGCTACGAGAGCTATCGGAAGGATTTCGTTTGGCTCACGTCGGCGGGGGTGGCGCTCAAATGCGATCAAGTGACCGATCCGAAGGCGCCTCTGAAGGCAACCGAGCGGCCGGGGCTGTTCAAGTTGTACGAGTCCGATACCGGCATGCTGGTGAGTCGCTATCCTCAAAGTCTTGCGCGAGCCGTGTATTTCGACGAGCGCCAGGTGAACCAAGGCGCTGTGTTCGAGAACGTCGTCGCCCAGCAGCTGGTGGCGGCCGGCTATCCGTTGTACTACTCCATGAGCCGCAAGAGGGGAGAGGTCGACTTTCTAACGGAGGGCCGTGCCGGGGAAGTGGTGCCTCTGGAAGTGAAATCAGGTGCGAGCGTGCGAGCCCATGCGGCCCTCGATAAGCTGCTGGCCTCGGAAGAGTTCGGTATCCCTCGAGGCATCGTGCTGTCTCGCTTGAACATCGAAGTGGATGAGAAGGTTGTTTATCTGCCATGGTACGCGCAGTTTTGCCTTGAAGAGGTTCTGCTTCCCGAGGCAGAGCTGCCGAAGGTGACGTTGCCAAAGATTTAG
- a CDS encoding response regulator transcription factor, giving the protein MYKVMLIDDEKSLHMAIEKLLTKSGYEYCGATDAESGLEMLATEKPDLLLLDVMLPGMNGFDLCTRIRAEERRIPIIFLSAKNDIVDKSIGFRAGGDDYVTKPFDATELILRIEAHIRRHKDTIEFARCTARDGSVTIGDLEVRFDEYQVLVGGRPANLTTKEFEIVAFLATHPGKVFTRSQIQEYIWGEGEVDAHSNSITVFVRKIREKIEENPSEPKYLLTVQRVGYKMADTLG; this is encoded by the coding sequence GTGTACAAGGTGATGCTCATCGACGACGAGAAGAGCCTGCATATGGCCATCGAGAAGCTGCTCACGAAGAGCGGCTACGAGTACTGCGGGGCCACCGACGCAGAGTCGGGGCTGGAGATGCTCGCCACCGAGAAGCCGGACCTGCTGCTTTTGGACGTCATGCTGCCGGGCATGAACGGGTTCGACTTGTGCACGCGCATCCGCGCCGAGGAGCGGCGCATTCCCATCATCTTCCTATCGGCGAAAAACGACATCGTGGACAAGTCCATCGGGTTTCGGGCCGGGGGCGACGACTACGTGACCAAACCCTTCGACGCCACCGAGCTCATCCTGCGCATCGAGGCCCACATCCGCCGCCACAAGGACACCATCGAGTTCGCCCGCTGCACGGCCCGCGACGGATCGGTGACCATCGGCGACTTGGAGGTGCGCTTCGACGAGTACCAGGTACTTGTGGGCGGCCGGCCTGCGAACTTGACCACCAAGGAGTTCGAGATCGTGGCCTTTCTGGCGACACACCCGGGCAAGGTGTTCACCCGCAGCCAGATTCAGGAGTACATCTGGGGCGAAGGAGAGGTGGACGCGCATTCGAACTCCATCACCGTGTTCGTGCGCAAGATCCGCGAGAAGATAGAGGAGAACCCCAGCGAGCCCAAGTACCTGCTGACCGTCCAGCGCGTCGGCTACAAAATGGCCGACACCTTGGGATAG
- a CDS encoding c-type heme family protein codes for MRIRNISLRVVSLLVLTFVFVVATAVFTLFDIRMQTQNMEDSLAEEARTFAREMDAVWEFMDNSQHTINNTTTGVYEFKGLHCAIVGKSVGAIFSAGNNYSIRYTNFEPRRAQDKPDAFETEALALFNEQKDTQEFFRIVSDDPAEVDRAQTSADNGAAQFRYVQALRVNESCLECHGEPAGEIDITGFPKEGWTLDSIGGAISIVIPLEQQYQALRENVIRDVGFFLLLATFIGLVVFGLMTVFVLRPLEAMKRAFGEVGEGRLAQSMDDAGTAREMASLIDRFNAMARELRITYGGLEEQVEARTQDLRRANEELAAQRDSLEALSEKLAKESQVKSDLLSMVNHELRTPLTSIITLAQIALESGGADAEERRSWEEVRKSSSVLLGMINDMLDIARSDAGAMAVSMELMDLGDIVASAQGTIGPLAVGARVMLTTTVAPDVPLVSGDYEKMLRILENLGSNAVKFTPAGGTVAIAAVREEATGDVLVTVSDNGIGIASENQERIFERFFQVDSSATRIYSGSGLGLALVREYAVAQGYTVTVESVLGEGSAFTVRIPAAAVVELDEDE; via the coding sequence ATGAGGATACGCAATATCAGCTTGCGAGTGGTATCGCTGCTCGTGCTCACCTTCGTGTTCGTGGTGGCCACCGCGGTGTTCACGCTCTTCGACATCCGCATGCAAACCCAGAACATGGAGGACTCGCTCGCCGAGGAGGCGCGCACCTTCGCGCGCGAGATGGACGCCGTGTGGGAGTTCATGGACAACTCCCAGCACACCATCAACAACACAACGACGGGCGTCTACGAGTTCAAGGGGCTGCACTGCGCCATCGTCGGCAAGAGCGTCGGCGCCATCTTCTCGGCGGGCAACAACTACTCCATCCGCTACACGAACTTCGAGCCGCGCCGGGCTCAGGACAAGCCCGATGCCTTCGAAACCGAGGCGCTGGCCCTGTTCAACGAGCAAAAGGACACTCAGGAGTTCTTCCGCATTGTGAGCGACGACCCGGCCGAGGTCGACCGCGCCCAAACTTCGGCCGACAACGGCGCCGCGCAGTTCCGCTATGTGCAGGCGCTCAGGGTAAACGAGAGCTGCCTTGAGTGCCATGGCGAACCGGCCGGGGAGATCGACATCACCGGGTTTCCGAAGGAGGGCTGGACGCTGGATTCCATCGGCGGCGCCATCAGCATCGTCATTCCGCTGGAGCAGCAGTACCAGGCCCTGCGCGAGAACGTCATCCGTGACGTGGGATTCTTCCTGCTTCTGGCCACCTTCATCGGACTGGTGGTCTTCGGGCTCATGACCGTGTTCGTGCTGCGCCCGCTGGAGGCCATGAAGCGGGCCTTCGGGGAAGTGGGCGAGGGCCGGCTCGCGCAATCCATGGACGATGCGGGCACGGCGCGGGAGATGGCGAGTCTTATCGACCGCTTCAACGCCATGGCCCGCGAGCTGCGCATCACCTATGGGGGGCTGGAAGAGCAGGTGGAGGCGCGTACCCAGGACTTGCGCCGCGCCAACGAGGAGCTGGCCGCCCAGCGCGACAGCCTGGAGGCCTTAAGCGAGAAGCTGGCGAAGGAGTCCCAGGTGAAGAGCGATTTGCTCTCCATGGTGAACCACGAGCTGCGCACCCCGCTCACCTCCATCATCACGCTGGCGCAGATTGCGTTGGAATCGGGTGGGGCTGATGCGGAGGAGCGGCGCAGCTGGGAGGAGGTGCGCAAGTCCAGCTCGGTGCTTCTGGGGATGATCAACGACATGCTGGACATCGCGCGGTCGGACGCGGGGGCCATGGCGGTGTCCATGGAGCTGATGGACTTGGGCGACATCGTCGCTTCGGCTCAGGGGACTATCGGCCCTCTGGCCGTGGGGGCGCGGGTGATGCTGACAACGACGGTGGCGCCGGACGTGCCGCTCGTTTCCGGCGATTACGAGAAGATGCTGCGCATTCTGGAGAACTTGGGCAGCAATGCGGTGAAGTTCACGCCGGCCGGGGGCACCGTGGCCATCGCCGCCGTGCGCGAGGAGGCCACGGGGGATGTGCTGGTGACGGTGTCCGATAACGGCATCGGCATCGCGTCGGAGAACCAGGAGCGCATCTTCGAGCGGTTCTTCCAGGTGGACAGCTCGGCGACGCGCATCTACAGCGGTAGCGGGCTGGGGCTCGCGCTCGTGCGCGAGTACGCGGTGGCCCAGGGGTATACGGTGACGGTGGAAAGCGTGCTGGGGGAGGGAAGCGCGTTCACCGTGCGCATTCCCGCCGCGGCCGTGGTAGAGTTGGACGAGGACGAATAA
- a CDS encoding sortase → MSLRPLLASRKAARAFALVLAVCLGLSIMLGAAAPESDADEVPPFRFTGRMGQGVCDTLWVWAHHLDEARQDVLTEQSLQAARRAEPAPSADDDRTPNAASSLICFLGEEVPYRQGEPADITAPDGYASTWVGTGCVSDNANTYFIGHNPGVFERVMDLEIGDKITVFDDDGASRTYYVFDTLFLPNGSNYFVYEGRIAPTGETITLQTCTGDNQRVRCVMAR, encoded by the coding sequence GTGAGCCTTCGCCCCCTCCTCGCATCGCGAAAGGCAGCCAGGGCCTTTGCCCTGGTTCTCGCGGTGTGCCTGGGGCTGTCCATCATGCTGGGAGCCGCCGCGCCCGAAAGCGATGCCGACGAGGTGCCGCCCTTCCGCTTCACGGGGCGCATGGGCCAGGGCGTGTGCGACACCTTGTGGGTGTGGGCCCACCACCTTGATGAGGCCCGCCAGGATGTGCTCACCGAGCAATCCCTGCAGGCAGCGCGCCGGGCCGAGCCCGCACCTTCGGCCGACGACGACAGAACGCCCAATGCCGCAAGCAGCCTCATCTGCTTCCTCGGCGAGGAAGTGCCCTATCGCCAGGGCGAGCCAGCCGACATCACCGCGCCCGACGGCTACGCCAGCACCTGGGTGGGCACCGGGTGCGTCTCCGACAACGCGAACACCTACTTTATCGGCCACAACCCCGGCGTCTTCGAGCGCGTCATGGATTTGGAAATCGGCGACAAGATCACCGTGTTCGACGACGACGGCGCCTCGCGTACCTACTACGTGTTCGACACGCTCTTTCTGCCCAACGGGTCGAACTACTTCGTCTACGAGGGCCGCATCGCGCCGACCGGCGAGACCATCACCCTGCAGACCTGCACCGGAGACAACCAGCGGGTGCGCTGCGTCATGGCCCGCTAG
- a CDS encoding Ppx/GppA phosphatase family protein: MTYADGRYGALDIGTVTCRLLVADVEDGRIIDVDKEYAITDLGVGVDATGRLSEAAIERVLACVDRYLEVLARYDTPEHPVRRLIAMATSASRDAANGPEFAARLAERGVTLAVIPGSREAQLTFLGASSDFPGENLLVVDIGGGSTEVVAGSFGEDPVASHSFNIGCRRVTERFFRDDPPTPDQMDAARQWIRMTMAPYFEGLATAGFAIDRVVAVAGTATSVVSIREAMEVYDSSRVHKAVVAAGELAAIEERLAAEPLEERKATVGLDPKRAGVIVAGFVILEEVLALAGADAYTASESDILHGMIFEAARED; the protein is encoded by the coding sequence ATGACGTACGCTGATGGGCGCTATGGAGCCCTGGATATCGGGACGGTGACCTGCCGTCTTCTTGTGGCGGACGTGGAGGACGGACGCATCATCGACGTGGACAAGGAGTACGCCATCACCGATCTAGGCGTGGGCGTGGACGCTACGGGGCGCCTGTCCGAGGCGGCTATCGAGCGGGTGCTCGCCTGCGTGGATCGCTACTTGGAGGTGCTCGCGCGCTACGATACCCCCGAGCATCCGGTGCGCCGGCTCATCGCCATGGCCACCTCAGCCTCCCGCGATGCGGCCAACGGCCCTGAGTTCGCGGCCCGCTTGGCAGAGCGCGGCGTCACGTTGGCGGTGATCCCCGGCTCCCGCGAGGCGCAGCTCACCTTCTTGGGCGCCTCCAGCGATTTCCCCGGCGAGAACCTGCTCGTCGTCGATATCGGCGGCGGCTCGACGGAGGTGGTCGCCGGGAGCTTCGGCGAGGATCCCGTTGCTTCCCATTCCTTCAACATCGGGTGCCGTCGCGTGACGGAGCGGTTCTTCCGCGACGATCCGCCGACGCCAGACCAGATGGATGCGGCCCGTCAGTGGATTCGCATGACCATGGCGCCGTATTTCGAAGGCTTGGCCACCGCCGGGTTCGCCATCGACCGCGTGGTGGCCGTGGCCGGCACGGCCACGAGCGTCGTGAGCATCCGCGAGGCCATGGAGGTCTACGATTCCTCCCGCGTGCACAAGGCCGTTGTCGCTGCTGGAGAGCTTGCGGCCATCGAGGAACGTCTGGCCGCCGAGCCGCTGGAAGAGCGCAAGGCTACGGTGGGCCTCGACCCGAAGCGCGCCGGCGTCATCGTGGCCGGATTCGTCATTTTGGAAGAGGTGCTGGCTCTGGCCGGCGCCGACGCCTACACGGCCAGCGAATCGGACATCCTCCACGGCATGATCTTCGAGGCCGCCCGGGAAGATTGA
- a CDS encoding FtsB family cell division protein, whose product MPRQANIVSFDTARRVASDRRARQTPPVRAHAGRFADDPDFEVRVTGRDASAGRSSARSFAAPASGSRYAPLSMSDAHRGPGSLESRGAVRAADVDDEELEAPLGPLGRLTSRFGKKRRQRAKERAGRAYYRQYEAGKPSDASQAGPRAAVYKGEMGSSHRRSSRMQQKESGASGRVKMPEAKAPFFTRAPFIVTCAAVLCLGLGAAFLYGPAQQLYQDIRERDRLAAEYEAVTERNAAIEASVDALSTEAGIEDAARTQLGWVHEGEHAVSVSGLDEKDEASEFRGNIVSEDITAPDTWYSDLLDPLFGVE is encoded by the coding sequence GTGCCACGACAGGCGAATATCGTTTCCTTCGACACAGCGCGACGCGTTGCGTCGGATCGTCGTGCGCGCCAGACGCCGCCTGTGCGCGCCCATGCCGGCCGCTTCGCCGACGACCCGGATTTCGAGGTGCGCGTGACCGGTCGAGACGCAAGCGCCGGGCGCTCTTCGGCCCGGTCGTTCGCCGCGCCGGCATCCGGTTCTCGCTACGCGCCCCTTTCCATGAGCGACGCCCACCGCGGGCCGGGCTCTTTGGAATCGCGCGGGGCCGTGCGCGCCGCAGATGTCGACGACGAGGAGCTGGAAGCCCCCTTGGGGCCCTTGGGCCGCCTGACCTCCCGGTTCGGCAAGAAGCGCCGCCAGCGCGCGAAAGAGCGGGCGGGTCGCGCCTACTATCGCCAGTACGAGGCCGGCAAGCCCTCGGACGCCTCCCAAGCCGGTCCGCGCGCCGCCGTGTACAAAGGCGAGATGGGCTCGTCGCACCGCCGTTCGTCTCGGATGCAGCAGAAGGAATCGGGCGCCTCCGGGCGCGTCAAGATGCCCGAGGCAAAAGCTCCTTTTTTTACTCGGGCGCCCTTCATCGTCACCTGCGCCGCGGTTCTGTGCCTGGGGCTGGGGGCGGCTTTCCTCTACGGGCCGGCCCAGCAGCTCTATCAGGACATCCGCGAGCGAGACCGCCTCGCCGCCGAGTACGAGGCCGTCACGGAGCGCAACGCCGCCATTGAGGCGTCGGTGGATGCCCTTTCCACCGAGGCCGGCATCGAGGACGCGGCCCGCACGCAGCTCGGCTGGGTGCACGAGGGCGAGCACGCCGTGTCCGTGAGCGGGCTGGACGAGAAAGACGAGGCCTCCGAGTTCCGCGGCAACATCGTTTCCGAGGACATCACCGCCCCCGACACCTGGTACTCGGATCTCCTCGACCCCCTCTTCGGCGTGGAATAA
- a CDS encoding metal-dependent transcriptional regulator, translated as MVKTSMSHEDYLEAIVMLGGTTDAPVRSVDVANKLGVSKASVNKAISALKEQELVVQPHYGDITLTEAGYAYGRSVLDRHRMLFDFLTKALGIEPEVAEVEACQMEHAISDASFEKWGAFVRSLDL; from the coding sequence GTGGTGAAAACGTCCATGTCCCACGAGGATTACCTCGAGGCCATCGTCATGCTGGGCGGCACGACCGACGCGCCCGTGCGCTCGGTGGATGTGGCCAACAAGCTGGGCGTTTCCAAAGCGTCGGTGAACAAGGCCATCTCCGCTCTGAAGGAGCAGGAGCTGGTCGTGCAACCGCACTACGGCGACATCACGCTGACCGAGGCGGGCTACGCCTACGGTCGGTCGGTGCTCGACCGCCATCGCATGCTCTTCGACTTTCTGACCAAGGCCTTGGGGATCGAACCCGAGGTGGCGGAAGTCGAGGCCTGCCAGATGGAACACGCCATCAGCGATGCCTCCTTCGAGAAATGGGGCGCGTTCGTCCGTAGCCTCGACTTGTGA
- the feoB gene encoding ferrous iron transporter B has protein sequence MAINIALAGNPNCGKTTMFNDLTGANQYVGNWPGVTVEKKEGRYRADKEVVVTDLPGVYSLSPYTPEEIVTRDYLMSGKPDAVINLVDATNLERNLYLTTQIIDLGIPTVVALNMMDLVEKNGDKIDVDALAKRLGCPVVPTSALKGRGMEEVVKAAIEAGKKGAAPATTLRFTNEVEEALAQVIDVAGAAIKGRHARWYAIKLLEGEQLTIDALNLPAAALSKIAAIRERLEDAEDDDAESIITNERYDNITEVCDACVRKSPKTMTTTQKIDRVVTNRILGIPIFIAIMFLVYYISVSTVGTIVTDWANDGLFGDGWLYTGTEQYEAAVEEFEGILETDEGVAAFEAGELEEPDPADYGLYHVGVPVVVGGWLESIGAAPWVQSLVLDGIIAGVGAVIGFIPQLIVLFILLGFLEGCGYMARVAFIMDRVFRRFGLSGKSFIPMLIASGCGVPAVMATKTIENEKDRRMTIMTTTMIPCGAKLPIIALVFGALAGGDYEATWWVAPVFYFLGLFAIILSCIILKKFRAFSGEVAPFIMELPQYHLPTVKNVLLSMWERVRSYVVKAGTIIFLSSMVIWFLLNFGFYEGSFGLLDPEVDDYIQYSLMAGLGNLLAWIFAPLGFGNWESTVTSITGLVAKENVVATVGVITSLGEEIGETDPSLWASFAAMLGGSSAAIMAFCAFNLLCAPCFAAIGTIRRQMMSAKWTWAAIGYMCAFAWCVGLMIYQFGGLIAGEIAFGPFTALAVVVAAGMLYLLFRPAAKPKGVGKLEAARKNA, from the coding sequence ATGGCTATCAACATTGCCCTTGCCGGCAACCCCAATTGCGGCAAGACGACCATGTTCAACGATCTGACCGGCGCGAACCAGTACGTGGGAAACTGGCCCGGCGTGACCGTTGAGAAAAAAGAGGGCCGCTACCGCGCCGATAAGGAGGTGGTCGTCACCGACCTGCCCGGCGTGTACTCGCTCTCGCCCTACACCCCCGAGGAGATCGTCACCCGCGACTACCTCATGAGCGGCAAACCGGACGCGGTCATCAACCTGGTGGACGCGACGAACCTCGAGCGCAACCTCTACCTCACCACCCAGATCATCGATCTGGGCATCCCCACCGTCGTGGCCCTCAACATGATGGATCTCGTGGAGAAAAACGGCGATAAGATCGACGTCGATGCCCTTGCCAAGCGCTTGGGCTGCCCGGTGGTGCCGACCTCGGCGCTCAAGGGCCGCGGCATGGAGGAGGTCGTGAAGGCCGCCATCGAGGCGGGCAAGAAGGGCGCCGCCCCTGCGACCACCCTGCGTTTCACCAACGAGGTGGAAGAGGCCTTAGCCCAGGTCATCGACGTGGCCGGCGCGGCCATCAAGGGCCGCCACGCCCGCTGGTACGCCATCAAACTCCTGGAAGGCGAGCAGCTCACCATCGACGCGCTGAACCTGCCGGCCGCCGCGCTCTCGAAGATCGCCGCCATCCGCGAGCGTCTGGAAGATGCGGAGGACGACGATGCCGAGTCCATCATCACCAACGAGCGTTACGACAATATCACGGAGGTCTGTGACGCCTGCGTGAGGAAGTCCCCGAAGACCATGACCACCACCCAGAAGATCGACCGCGTGGTCACCAACCGCATCCTGGGCATCCCGATCTTCATCGCCATCATGTTCCTCGTGTACTACATCTCGGTGTCCACCGTGGGCACCATCGTGACCGACTGGGCCAACGACGGCCTGTTCGGCGACGGCTGGCTCTACACCGGCACCGAACAGTACGAAGCCGCTGTCGAGGAGTTCGAGGGCATCCTCGAGACCGACGAGGGCGTGGCTGCCTTCGAAGCCGGCGAGTTGGAGGAGCCCGATCCGGCCGACTACGGCCTCTACCACGTGGGCGTGCCCGTCGTGGTGGGCGGCTGGCTTGAATCCATCGGCGCCGCTCCCTGGGTGCAGTCGCTCGTACTGGACGGCATCATCGCCGGCGTGGGCGCCGTCATCGGCTTCATCCCGCAGCTGATCGTGCTGTTCATCCTGCTCGGTTTCTTGGAGGGTTGCGGATACATGGCCCGCGTCGCCTTCATCATGGACCGCGTGTTCCGCCGCTTCGGTCTGTCCGGCAAATCCTTCATCCCAATGCTCATTGCCTCCGGTTGCGGTGTGCCCGCGGTCATGGCCACCAAGACCATCGAGAACGAGAAGGACCGCCGCATGACCATCATGACGACGACCATGATCCCCTGCGGCGCCAAGCTGCCCATCATCGCGCTCGTCTTCGGCGCCCTGGCCGGCGGCGACTACGAGGCCACCTGGTGGGTCGCCCCCGTCTTCTACTTCCTGGGGCTGTTCGCCATCATCCTATCCTGCATCATCCTGAAGAAGTTCCGCGCCTTCTCCGGCGAGGTCGCCCCCTTCATCATGGAGCTTCCCCAATACCATCTGCCCACGGTAAAGAACGTGCTGCTTTCCATGTGGGAGCGCGTGCGCAGCTACGTGGTGAAAGCCGGTACCATCATCTTCCTGTCCTCTATGGTCATCTGGTTCCTGCTGAACTTCGGCTTCTACGAGGGCTCCTTCGGCCTGCTCGACCCCGAGGTTGACGACTATATCCAGTACAGCCTCATGGCCGGCCTCGGCAACCTGCTCGCCTGGATCTTCGCGCCGCTCGGCTTCGGCAACTGGGAATCTACCGTCACCTCCATCACGGGCCTTGTGGCCAAGGAGAATGTCGTGGCCACCGTGGGCGTCATCACGAGCCTCGGCGAGGAAATCGGCGAGACCGACCCGTCGCTGTGGGCCTCGTTTGCCGCCATGCTCGGCGGCAGCTCGGCGGCCATCATGGCCTTCTGCGCCTTCAATCTTTTGTGCGCGCCGTGCTTCGCGGCCATCGGCACTATCCGTCGCCAGATGATGTCGGCGAAGTGGACCTGGGCCGCCATCGGCTACATGTGCGCCTTCGCCTGGTGCGTGGGCCTCATGATCTACCAGTTCGGCGGCCTTATCGCCGGTGAGATCGCCTTCGGCCCGTTCACGGCGTTGGCTGTCGTGGTGGCCGCGGGCATGCTGTACCTGCTGTTCCGCCCGGCCGCCAAGCCCAAGGGCGTGGGCAAGCTTGAAGCGGCGAGAAAGAACGCCTAA
- a CDS encoding FeoA family protein — translation MAEDKTLRDVPVGQSATVRRLVGEGAIKRRIMDMGITKGTGIYVRKVAPLGDPIEVTVRGFELSLRKDEAQNVLVS, via the coding sequence ATGGCTGAGGACAAGACCCTGCGCGATGTGCCCGTGGGGCAATCGGCGACGGTGCGCCGCCTGGTGGGCGAGGGCGCCATCAAGCGCCGCATCATGGATATGGGCATCACCAAGGGCACCGGTATCTACGTGCGCAAGGTGGCGCCTTTGGGAGACCCCATCGAGGTGACTGTCCGCGGGTTCGAGTTGTCGCTTCGCAAGGACGAGGCGCAAAACGTGCTCGTATCCTAG
- a CDS encoding FeoA family protein, whose amino-acid sequence MSNAMVMESAVCRASSAGASCQPMPLTFLRRGDAAQVVRVRGKGDVHHHLENLGFVEGAKVSVVSEQAGNFIVEIKGASVALDKSVAAKIIVS is encoded by the coding sequence ATGAGCAATGCGATGGTTATGGAGAGCGCCGTCTGCCGGGCCAGCAGCGCGGGCGCGTCGTGCCAGCCGATGCCGCTGACGTTCCTGCGTCGCGGCGATGCCGCTCAAGTTGTCCGCGTGCGGGGAAAGGGCGATGTGCACCATCATCTCGAGAACCTCGGGTTTGTCGAGGGAGCGAAGGTGTCCGTCGTTTCCGAGCAGGCAGGAAACTTCATCGTGGAGATCAAGGGCGCGAGTGTGGCGCTCGATAAATCGGTGGCCGCGAAGATCATCGTTTCATAA